From a region of the Gordonia sp. PP30 genome:
- the murJ gene encoding murein biosynthesis integral membrane protein MurJ: protein MSSRRERPDAPDSPVPPRAHPVRYEPHPGKHEGSGARPAAPGRRPETAVPHLLASTEMADENEVAATGNDDSDASVMRTGGSIAIATLASRITGFIRTVLVLAMLGGIASAFQAAYVLPNMIAEVVLGAVLTAIVIPVLVRAEAEDDDHGEGFINRIFTLTLIVLGVATVIALIAAPLLTTLNVGDGSKVDRSLTTALAYLLLPEILFYGLSALFMAILNMKNVFKPGAWAPVLNNIVQIVTLVLYYLMPGRITANPLQMSDPKLLVLGIGTTVGVIVQAAILLPYLRKVGVRLRLRWGIDARLRRFGNMAVAIVAYVFVLQIGLVITYRIAAAATETGIAVYATQWQLLQLPYGVLGVTILTAIMPRLSRNAAADDTPAVVDDMSLATRLTMLALVPTVVYMTFFGPALGVAIFNFGSFTSSDASQLGSTLAWGAFTLIPYAMTLVQLRVFYAREDAWTPTLMVVGITIVKVASSYLGPVLFDDPQLVVRWLALSNGLGYLVGAVVGHYLLYKRLGNARMTHVMRTSWLTFGVSLVVTGAVWAVTHLTHLNRMSLHAGKIGSIAYLALTGVVVLGVIYLFLVALRIPDMVTISDSVMRLVGRFIPALAPAPRSAAGDTDAATMTVQFPRVSGDEGLPYSGQVEVRRRFDRGSASWQEYAVTSGGAAGETAVLPRIGADPLPPGRGGRTDRSRGAEGGYLPSQMPTRTVHQKPPADAAAEPAQPRTGQPPMTQTPPASTPPRGPRLVPGAAIAGGRYRLLEPHGGTRGLQFWRAKDTQLDREVGLTFVDPEQQAPPYRPEDRDTDPDGPQAILNRTRRLGQLHTAGIARVLDVVRGASGGIVVTEWVPGSSLAEVADSGPSATGAARAVRALAAAAEAAHRAGAALSIDHPDRIRVSLDGDAVLAFPAVLADDDRASDVRGLGAVLYALLLDRWPLDGATGHTVTTAQAQEGPVGGLTAAAPDVERKGQPIAPVKVKPEIPFEISAVAARALEGGSAIRTAGTVQHILDQATVVDLATDVLPRIADDSPPISVAPLSRTRKERLLGEGDAGKRNGALLIGTGVFLLFLVIALVLWLADPFASNDNNDVDSFVGDRSASTSAPAAPAATTPVTAKAVTVFDPGPTVDDTAALNAGHVLTDTQPPWQTSQWQSANFGNAKDGVGLMFRFAKGAKISSVTLKTPTVGAQFKVEIRTARSVKPSFGETSVVGAGTVTKKTTVIGLDSPASTEYLLIWITSLPKSSSGYYQAIMDQVSFAGP from the coding sequence ATGAGTTCACGCCGCGAACGCCCGGACGCACCGGACTCCCCGGTGCCCCCGCGCGCGCATCCGGTGCGGTACGAGCCGCATCCGGGCAAGCACGAGGGCTCGGGCGCACGTCCGGCCGCACCCGGTCGCCGGCCCGAGACCGCGGTGCCGCACCTGCTCGCGAGTACGGAGATGGCCGACGAGAACGAGGTCGCCGCCACCGGGAACGACGACTCCGATGCATCGGTGATGAGGACCGGCGGCTCGATCGCCATCGCCACGCTGGCCTCCCGGATCACCGGCTTCATCCGGACGGTCCTGGTGTTGGCCATGCTGGGCGGTATCGCCTCGGCATTCCAAGCCGCCTACGTGCTGCCCAACATGATCGCCGAGGTGGTCCTCGGCGCCGTGCTGACCGCGATCGTCATCCCCGTCCTCGTTCGCGCCGAAGCCGAGGACGACGACCACGGTGAAGGCTTCATCAACCGCATCTTCACCCTGACACTGATCGTGCTGGGCGTCGCGACGGTCATCGCCCTGATCGCCGCCCCGCTGCTCACGACGCTCAACGTGGGCGACGGCAGCAAAGTCGACCGCTCGCTGACCACCGCGCTCGCGTATCTGCTGCTCCCCGAGATCCTGTTCTACGGATTGTCGGCGCTCTTCATGGCGATTCTCAACATGAAGAACGTGTTCAAACCCGGTGCGTGGGCACCGGTGCTGAACAACATCGTGCAGATCGTGACGCTGGTGCTCTACTACCTGATGCCCGGCAGGATCACCGCCAACCCGCTGCAGATGAGCGACCCGAAACTCCTGGTCCTGGGCATCGGCACCACCGTCGGCGTCATCGTCCAGGCCGCGATCCTCCTGCCCTATCTGCGCAAGGTCGGGGTCAGACTCCGGCTGCGGTGGGGGATCGACGCCCGGTTGCGCCGCTTCGGCAACATGGCCGTCGCCATCGTCGCTTACGTATTCGTCCTGCAGATCGGCCTGGTGATCACCTACCGGATCGCGGCCGCCGCCACCGAGACCGGTATCGCCGTCTACGCCACGCAATGGCAGCTGCTGCAGTTGCCGTACGGCGTGCTCGGTGTGACGATCCTGACCGCGATCATGCCGCGGCTGTCCCGGAACGCAGCCGCCGACGACACCCCGGCCGTGGTGGACGACATGTCGCTCGCCACCCGGCTGACCATGCTCGCTCTCGTCCCGACCGTGGTCTACATGACCTTCTTCGGCCCAGCGCTGGGTGTCGCGATCTTCAACTTCGGCAGCTTCACCTCGTCCGATGCCTCCCAGCTCGGATCGACGCTCGCATGGGGCGCGTTCACGCTGATTCCCTATGCGATGACGCTGGTCCAGCTCCGGGTGTTCTACGCCCGCGAGGATGCGTGGACGCCGACGCTCATGGTGGTCGGCATCACGATCGTCAAGGTGGCGTCGTCGTATCTGGGACCGGTGCTGTTCGACGACCCGCAACTGGTGGTCCGCTGGCTCGCCCTGTCCAACGGGCTCGGCTATCTGGTCGGCGCGGTCGTCGGCCACTATCTGCTGTACAAGCGGCTCGGCAACGCCCGGATGACCCATGTCATGCGCACCTCGTGGCTCACCTTCGGCGTCTCCCTGGTGGTCACCGGGGCGGTCTGGGCCGTCACGCATCTGACGCACTTGAATCGGATGTCGCTGCACGCGGGCAAGATCGGCTCGATCGCGTACCTGGCCCTGACCGGCGTGGTGGTGCTCGGCGTGATCTACCTGTTCCTGGTGGCCCTGCGCATCCCGGACATGGTGACGATCAGCGATTCGGTGATGCGCTTGGTCGGCCGCTTCATTCCGGCGCTGGCACCGGCGCCGCGGTCCGCCGCGGGTGACACCGATGCCGCCACCATGACCGTCCAGTTCCCGCGGGTCAGCGGCGACGAAGGCCTCCCGTACTCTGGTCAGGTAGAGGTCCGACGACGCTTCGATCGCGGTTCGGCCAGCTGGCAGGAATACGCCGTGACCAGCGGTGGAGCCGCCGGGGAGACCGCCGTGCTGCCGCGCATCGGCGCCGATCCGCTGCCCCCCGGCCGCGGTGGCCGCACCGACCGGAGTCGCGGTGCCGAGGGCGGGTATCTGCCGTCGCAGATGCCGACTCGCACCGTCCACCAGAAACCGCCCGCGGACGCCGCGGCCGAACCAGCACAGCCCCGAACAGGACAGCCCCCGATGACGCAGACCCCACCGGCGAGCACCCCGCCCCGCGGCCCGCGCCTGGTTCCCGGGGCCGCCATCGCCGGCGGCCGGTACCGGCTGCTCGAGCCGCACGGCGGAACGCGGGGACTGCAGTTCTGGCGCGCGAAGGACACCCAGCTCGACCGCGAGGTGGGCCTCACCTTCGTCGACCCGGAGCAGCAGGCACCGCCCTATCGCCCGGAGGATCGGGACACCGACCCGGACGGGCCGCAGGCCATCCTCAACCGGACGCGCCGGCTGGGCCAGCTGCACACCGCGGGCATCGCGCGGGTGCTCGACGTGGTGCGTGGCGCCTCCGGCGGCATCGTCGTCACAGAATGGGTGCCCGGTTCATCGTTGGCCGAGGTCGCCGACAGCGGCCCATCGGCCACCGGTGCCGCCCGAGCGGTGCGTGCTCTCGCCGCGGCCGCCGAGGCCGCCCACCGGGCCGGCGCGGCGCTGTCGATCGACCATCCGGACCGCATCCGGGTGAGCCTCGACGGCGACGCCGTCCTCGCCTTCCCGGCCGTGCTCGCCGACGACGACCGCGCCTCCGATGTCCGCGGCCTGGGCGCGGTGCTCTACGCCCTGCTGCTGGACCGGTGGCCGCTCGACGGCGCCACCGGGCACACCGTGACCACCGCGCAGGCCCAGGAGGGGCCGGTCGGCGGCCTCACCGCGGCGGCGCCCGACGTCGAACGCAAAGGGCAGCCGATCGCGCCGGTCAAGGTGAAGCCGGAGATCCCGTTCGAGATCTCCGCGGTCGCCGCGCGGGCCCTGGAAGGCGGTTCGGCGATCCGGACCGCCGGGACCGTCCAGCACATCCTGGATCAGGCCACCGTCGTCGACCTCGCCACCGACGTGCTGCCGCGCATCGCCGACGACTCGCCGCCGATCTCGGTGGCACCGCTAAGCCGCACGCGTAAGGAGCGGCTGCTCGGCGAGGGCGACGCGGGCAAACGCAACGGCGCGCTGCTCATCGGGACCGGGGTCTTCCTGCTCTTCCTGGTGATCGCCCTGGTGCTGTGGCTCGCCGACCCCTTCGCGTCCAACGACAACAACGACGTCGACAGCTTCGTCGGAGACCGGTCGGCGAGCACCTCGGCGCCGGCGGCGCCCGCCGCCACCACTCCGGTGACCGCCAAAGCCGTGACGGTCTTCGATCCGGGACCGACGGTCGACGACACGGCCGCCCTGAACGCCGGGCACGTCCTCACCGACACCCAGCCGCCCTGGCAGACCTCACAGTGGCAGAGTGCGAACTTCGGTAACGCCAAAGACGGCGTCGGCCTGATGTTCCGCTTCGCCAAGGGTGCCAAGATCAGTTCCGTGACGCTCAAGACCCCGACCGTCGGCGCGCAGTTCAAGGTGGAGATCCGGACCGCCCGCTCGGTGAAGCCGTCGTTCGGCGAGACCTCGGTGGTCGGCGCCGGCACGGTCACCAAGAAGACCACTGTCATCGGCCTCGACAGCCCGGCGAGCACCGAGTACTTGCTGATCTGGATCACCTCGCTGCCGAAGAGTTCCTCCGGCTACTACCAGGCGATCATGGACCAGGTGTCGTTCGCGGGCCCCTGA
- a CDS encoding sterol desaturase family protein — translation MLDFLPAAMREPTVLAIPFFVLMLGLEFFAAARLEDHDDEGRPPKGSYYGKDTRASLWMGVVSIGTSALSKFIALFAYAAIFAYVAPWHLPITAWYTWVIGFVGLDFLFYWEHRVAHRVRLIWATHQAHHSSEYFNFATALRQKWNNSMAMILWAPLVFLGVPPAVVFACYSLNLIYQFWIHTERIDKMWRPFEFVMNTPSHHRVHHGSDPEYLDKNYGGTFIVWDRLFGSFQPELFRPHYGLTKPVGTYNIWKLQTHEYVNLGRDVASAPRFRDKLGYVFGPPGWAPAAVLAERAAVTADQEQTAA, via the coding sequence ATGCTCGACTTCCTCCCCGCCGCCATGCGCGAGCCCACCGTGCTCGCCATTCCGTTCTTCGTGCTGATGCTCGGTCTGGAGTTCTTCGCCGCGGCCAGACTCGAGGATCACGACGACGAGGGTCGTCCGCCGAAGGGCTCGTACTACGGCAAGGACACCCGGGCATCGCTCTGGATGGGTGTCGTCTCGATCGGCACCTCGGCGCTGAGCAAGTTCATCGCGCTCTTCGCCTATGCGGCGATCTTCGCGTACGTCGCGCCGTGGCACTTGCCGATCACCGCCTGGTACACCTGGGTGATCGGCTTCGTCGGCCTCGACTTCCTCTTCTACTGGGAACACCGGGTGGCTCATCGCGTGCGGCTCATCTGGGCGACGCACCAGGCGCACCACTCCAGCGAGTACTTCAATTTCGCGACCGCGCTGCGCCAGAAGTGGAACAACTCGATGGCGATGATCCTCTGGGCTCCGCTGGTCTTCCTCGGGGTGCCGCCGGCGGTCGTGTTCGCCTGCTATTCGCTGAATCTGATCTACCAGTTCTGGATCCACACCGAGCGGATCGACAAGATGTGGCGCCCGTTCGAGTTCGTGATGAACACGCCGTCGCACCACCGCGTGCACCACGGCAGCGATCCGGAGTACCTGGACAAGAACTACGGCGGCACGTTCATCGTCTGGGACCGCCTGTTCGGCAGCTTCCAGCCCGAGCTGTTCCGGCCCCACTACGGGCTGACCAAGCCGGTCGGTACCTACAACATCTGGAAGCTCCAGACGCACGAGTACGTGAACCTCGGGCGCGACGTCGCCTCGGCGCCCCGCTTCCGCGACAAGCTCGGCTACGTCTTCGGTCCGCCCGGCTGGGCTCCGGCGGCGGTCCTCGCCGAGCGGGCCGCGGTGACCGCGGATCAGGAGCAGACGGCGGCGTAA
- a CDS encoding TetR/AcrR family transcriptional regulator: MAQGKERVYGGVSAQQRREQRHAALIDAGLELFGTLGYPNVPVKMICDEAGLTQRYFYESFTDREALLNAVYRSCFEDLRDAAATAALEYLTEVPDVVAEGAVPEEHIRPLARAAFGALLSTLTTDRRRARVILIEVVGVSPALEQLRIGAIHQWAELIIGFGAPGSSDPMHRLAAIGLVGAITQLLVDWQMAQVSPISPDAGPELFTVDAIHDVITEMLVGTYEHVFRS, translated from the coding sequence ATGGCACAGGGCAAAGAGCGGGTCTACGGGGGAGTGAGCGCGCAGCAGCGCCGCGAGCAGCGCCACGCCGCCCTGATCGACGCGGGGCTGGAGTTGTTCGGCACTCTCGGCTATCCGAATGTCCCGGTGAAGATGATCTGCGACGAGGCCGGACTGACGCAGCGCTACTTCTACGAGTCGTTCACCGACCGGGAGGCGCTGCTGAACGCCGTCTACCGGTCATGCTTCGAGGATCTGCGCGACGCGGCCGCCACGGCCGCGCTCGAATACCTCACCGAGGTGCCCGACGTGGTCGCGGAGGGCGCCGTCCCCGAGGAGCACATCCGCCCGCTCGCCCGGGCCGCCTTCGGCGCACTGCTGAGCACGCTGACCACCGATCGACGGCGAGCCCGCGTGATCCTGATCGAGGTGGTCGGCGTGAGCCCGGCACTCGAACAGCTCCGCATCGGTGCGATCCACCAGTGGGCCGAGCTGATCATCGGCTTCGGCGCGCCCGGATCGTCGGACCCGATGCACCGCCTCGCCGCGATCGGCCTGGTCGGCGCCATCACCCAGCTGCTGGTCGACTGGCAGATGGCCCAGGTCTCGCCGATCAGCCCCGACGCCGGGCCGGAGCTGTTCACGGTCGACGCCATCCACGACGTGATCACCGAGATGCTGGTCGGCACCTACGAGCACGTCTTCCGCAGCTAG
- the trxB gene encoding thioredoxin-disulfide reductase gives MTETDSTIHDLIIVGSGPAGYTAAIYAARAELKPLVFEGVAFGGALMTTTEVENFPGFRSGIQGPDLMDEMREQALRFGADLRTEEVDELRLDGEIKEVEVGGEVYRARAVILAMGAAARYLNVPGEQEYLGRGVSACATCDGFFFRDQDIVVIGGGDSAMEEATFLTKFARKVTLIHRRDEFRASKIMLERARANEKIEFLTNATVSEVHGDQGVSELVVTDTRTGETTILAATGMFVAIGHDPRSELVRGQVTLDDDGYVQVQGRSTYTDVDGVFACGDLVDHTYRQAITAAGSGCSAAIDAERWLAARES, from the coding sequence ATGACCGAGACCGACAGCACGATCCACGACCTGATCATCGTGGGTTCCGGCCCGGCCGGCTACACCGCGGCGATCTACGCCGCCCGTGCCGAGCTCAAGCCGCTGGTCTTCGAGGGTGTCGCCTTCGGCGGGGCGCTGATGACGACCACCGAGGTGGAGAACTTCCCCGGCTTCCGCAGCGGTATCCAGGGTCCGGATCTGATGGACGAGATGCGCGAGCAGGCGCTGCGCTTCGGCGCCGATCTGCGCACCGAAGAGGTCGACGAGCTCCGGCTCGACGGCGAGATCAAGGAGGTCGAGGTCGGCGGTGAGGTCTACCGGGCCCGCGCCGTGATCCTCGCGATGGGTGCCGCCGCCCGCTACCTGAACGTGCCCGGGGAACAGGAATACCTCGGCCGCGGCGTCTCCGCCTGCGCGACGTGCGACGGCTTCTTCTTCCGGGACCAGGACATCGTCGTGATCGGCGGTGGCGACTCGGCGATGGAGGAGGCCACCTTCCTCACCAAGTTCGCCCGCAAGGTGACCTTGATCCACCGGCGCGACGAGTTCCGCGCGTCCAAGATCATGCTGGAGCGCGCCCGCGCCAACGAGAAGATCGAGTTCCTCACCAACGCCACCGTCAGCGAGGTCCACGGCGACCAGGGTGTCAGCGAACTGGTCGTGACCGACACCCGCACCGGCGAGACCACGATCCTCGCGGCCACCGGCATGTTCGTCGCGATCGGCCACGATCCGCGCAGCGAACTGGTCCGCGGCCAGGTCACCCTGGACGACGACGGCTATGTGCAGGTCCAGGGTCGCAGCACCTACACCGATGTCGACGGCGTCTTCGCCTGCGGTGATCTCGTCGACCACACCTACCGTCAGGCGATCACCGCCGCCGGCAGCGGCTGCAGCGCCGCCATCGACGCCGAACGCTGGCTGGCGGCCCGCGAATCCTGA
- the trxA gene encoding thioredoxin translates to MGNHVVDVTDAEFKSTVLESDKPVLVDFWAAWCGPCKMIAPVVEQIAAEHADRLVVAKVEVDENPLVARDMQVLGLPTLMVFSGGEVVATLRGAKSKKAILTALEPVLATAG, encoded by the coding sequence ATGGGAAATCACGTCGTCGATGTGACCGACGCCGAGTTCAAGTCGACCGTTCTGGAATCCGACAAGCCGGTGCTCGTCGATTTCTGGGCGGCCTGGTGCGGCCCGTGCAAGATGATCGCCCCGGTGGTCGAGCAGATCGCCGCCGAGCACGCCGACCGGCTCGTCGTGGCCAAGGTCGAGGTCGACGAGAACCCGCTCGTCGCCCGGGACATGCAGGTGCTCGGCCTGCCGACCCTGATGGTGTTCTCCGGCGGCGAGGTGGTCGCGACGCTGCGCGGCGCCAAGTCGAAGAAGGCGATCCTCACCGCTCTCGAGCCGGTGCTCGCCACAGCGGGGTAG
- a CDS encoding N-acetylmuramoyl-L-alanine amidase — MATLRPGDHGSGVAEIREILAGLGLLARPAAEAGTGRHARPSEDFDDACERAVRAFQQQRGLIADGIVGPSTYAALREASYRLGSRVLTYRLSAPMTGDDVATLQSRLQNLGFYHGLVDGTFGETTHHAVSLYQTEYGLASDGICGPATLQSLNRLGSRVTGGSPHAIREEEHVRQSGPQLTGKRILIDPCDVDGSEAESEILWDLAARLEGRMSAAGMTTFLSHDRTSAPSDEQRARVANVIDADLMIALRLGHYDNERANGVATFYFGTHHGSYSTIGRHLAGYIQREVVARTPLLDCRIHERTWNLLRLTRMPAVVLEAGYITNPADAALLNAPEYRDTIAEAILVAVKRLYLQGNNDRPTGTYTFADLLAAEQLPY; from the coding sequence ATGGCCACGTTGCGTCCGGGTGACCACGGATCCGGTGTCGCCGAGATCCGCGAGATCCTTGCCGGTCTCGGTCTGCTCGCCAGGCCGGCGGCCGAAGCGGGCACTGGACGCCACGCGCGCCCCTCCGAAGACTTCGACGACGCCTGCGAGCGCGCCGTCCGGGCCTTCCAGCAGCAGCGCGGTCTGATCGCCGACGGCATCGTCGGACCCTCGACGTACGCCGCGCTGCGCGAGGCGTCGTACCGGCTCGGCAGCCGGGTCCTGACCTACCGGCTGTCCGCGCCGATGACCGGCGACGACGTCGCGACTCTCCAGAGCCGGCTGCAGAATCTCGGCTTCTACCACGGGCTGGTCGACGGCACCTTCGGTGAGACCACCCATCACGCCGTCAGCCTCTACCAGACCGAGTACGGCCTCGCGTCCGACGGCATCTGCGGCCCGGCGACCCTGCAATCGCTCAACCGTCTCGGCTCCCGGGTGACCGGCGGTTCCCCGCACGCCATCCGCGAGGAAGAGCACGTCCGCCAGTCGGGCCCCCAGCTGACCGGTAAGCGCATTCTGATCGATCCGTGCGATGTCGACGGCTCCGAGGCGGAGAGCGAGATCCTGTGGGATCTGGCGGCCCGTCTGGAGGGCCGCATGTCGGCCGCCGGGATGACCACCTTCCTCTCGCACGACCGCACCTCCGCCCCGAGCGACGAGCAGCGCGCCCGGGTCGCGAACGTGATCGACGCCGATCTCATGATCGCCCTGCGCCTCGGCCATTACGACAACGAGCGCGCGAACGGGGTGGCGACCTTCTACTTCGGCACCCATCACGGGTCGTACTCGACCATCGGGCGTCATCTGGCCGGGTACATCCAGCGCGAGGTGGTCGCCCGCACCCCGCTGCTCGACTGCCGGATCCACGAGCGCACCTGGAACCTGCTGCGGCTCACCAGGATGCCCGCCGTCGTGCTGGAGGCCGGCTACATCACCAACCCCGCGGACGCGGCCCTGCTGAACGCCCCGGAGTACCGCGACACGATCGCCGAGGCCATCCTCGTCGCGGTCAAGCGGCTCTACCTCCAGGGCAACAACGATCGCCCGACCGGCACCTACACTTTCGCCGATCTCCTTGCGGCAGAACAACTTCCGTACTGA
- a CDS encoding ParB/RepB/Spo0J family partition protein, with protein MSQRDSQRRGGLGRGLAALIPTGPTETEETTGDEASATRPSVPAPARQQGKAQGINTTRMGSAAADVLMGGPPSPAPVEPAGDMGAVYREIPPSEIEPNPQQPRTVFDEEALAELEHSIREFGLMQPIVVRELARPKAGGVRYQLIMGERRWRASTNVGLEKIPAIVRETSDADLLRDALLENIHRAQLNPLEEAAAYQQLLEEFDVTHEELANRLGRSRPVITNMIRLLKLPIPVQRRVAAGVLSAGHARALLALDAGADAQEALAARIVAEGMSVRATEEAVTLANHEGVPDSPAPAKRRPPMVMPGLQDVADRLSDRLDTKVSVSLSKRKGKVVIEFGSVDDLERIVGVISDR; from the coding sequence GTGAGTCAGCGCGACAGCCAGAGACGAGGCGGACTGGGCCGCGGTCTGGCCGCTCTGATCCCGACCGGCCCCACCGAGACGGAGGAGACGACGGGCGACGAAGCGAGTGCGACTCGACCGTCGGTGCCGGCACCCGCGCGGCAGCAGGGCAAGGCACAGGGCATCAACACCACTCGGATGGGCAGCGCCGCGGCCGACGTGCTGATGGGTGGCCCCCCCTCCCCCGCACCGGTGGAACCCGCCGGCGACATGGGAGCGGTGTACCGGGAGATCCCGCCGTCCGAGATCGAGCCGAATCCGCAGCAGCCGCGCACCGTCTTCGATGAAGAGGCACTCGCCGAACTGGAGCACTCCATCCGCGAGTTCGGGCTCATGCAGCCGATCGTCGTTCGCGAGCTCGCGCGGCCGAAGGCCGGCGGGGTCCGCTATCAGCTCATCATGGGCGAGCGTCGCTGGCGGGCGAGCACCAACGTCGGTCTGGAGAAGATCCCGGCCATCGTCCGGGAGACGAGCGACGCCGATCTGCTGCGCGACGCGCTGCTGGAGAACATCCACCGGGCGCAGCTGAATCCTCTTGAAGAGGCGGCGGCCTACCAACAGCTCCTCGAAGAATTCGACGTCACGCACGAGGAACTGGCCAACCGGCTGGGCCGATCGCGTCCGGTGATCACCAACATGATCCGGCTGCTGAAGCTTCCGATTCCCGTGCAGCGGCGGGTCGCGGCGGGCGTCCTGTCGGCGGGACATGCCCGGGCGCTCCTGGCGCTGGACGCGGGCGCCGACGCGCAGGAAGCGCTCGCGGCGCGCATCGTCGCCGAGGGCATGTCGGTGCGTGCGACCGAAGAGGCCGTGACGCTGGCGAATCACGAGGGTGTGCCCGATTCGCCGGCGCCGGCCAAGCGGCGTCCGCCGATGGTGATGCCGGGCCTGCAGGATGTGGCCGATCGGCTGTCCGATCGCCTCGACACCAAGGTGTCGGTGAGCCTCTCGAAGCGGAAGGGCAAGGTCGTCATCGAGTTCGGATCGGTCGACGATCTCGAGCGCATCGTCGGCGTCATCTCCGACAGATAG
- a CDS encoding ParA family protein, translated as MAESGGSVSRGTGQPSPESAPLADTPIAAAAERASQILTPGGTGTLPRPAAPRIMTVANQKGGVGKTTSAVNLAAGLALHGLGVLVIDLDPQGNASTALGIDHRKPGIASVYEMLLDDVPLREAIQQSPANERLYCVPSTLDLAGAEIELVSVVARESRLRNALDPELLRELGIDYVLIDCPPSLGLLTVNAMVAAREVLIPIQCEYYALEGVGQLLRNIELVQAHLNKALHVSTILLTMYDGRTKLADQVAAEVRSHFGDKVLNTIIPRSVKVSEAPGYGMTIIDYDPGSRGAMSYLDAARELARQVLKENAQ; from the coding sequence ATGGCCGAATCGGGGGGTTCCGTTTCACGTGGAACCGGCCAGCCCTCGCCCGAGAGCGCACCCCTCGCAGACACACCCATCGCCGCCGCCGCCGAGCGTGCAAGTCAGATCCTGACACCGGGGGGCACCGGAACTCTCCCCCGGCCCGCGGCGCCGCGCATCATGACGGTCGCCAATCAGAAGGGCGGGGTCGGTAAGACCACCTCCGCGGTGAATCTGGCGGCCGGCCTGGCGCTGCACGGACTCGGAGTGTTGGTGATCGACCTCGATCCGCAGGGCAACGCGAGTACCGCGCTCGGCATCGATCACCGCAAACCGGGAATCGCGTCCGTCTACGAGATGCTGCTCGACGACGTGCCCCTGCGGGAGGCGATTCAGCAGTCCCCCGCGAACGAGCGTCTCTACTGCGTACCGTCGACCCTCGATCTCGCCGGCGCGGAGATCGAACTGGTCTCCGTCGTGGCCCGCGAGAGCCGCCTGCGGAACGCACTGGATCCCGAGCTGTTGCGCGAGCTCGGCATCGACTACGTCCTGATCGACTGCCCGCCGTCACTCGGCCTGCTCACCGTCAACGCGATGGTCGCCGCTCGCGAGGTCCTGATCCCCATCCAGTGCGAGTACTACGCACTCGAGGGAGTCGGTCAGCTGCTCCGCAACATCGAACTGGTCCAGGCGCACCTCAACAAGGCGCTGCACGTCTCCACGATCCTGCTGACGATGTACGACGGCCGCACCAAGCTCGCCGATCAGGTGGCCGCCGAGGTGCGTTCACACTTCGGCGACAAGGTCTTGAACACGATCATTCCGCGCAGTGTGAAGGTCTCGGAAGCGCCGGGATACGGCATGACGATCATCGACTACGACCCGGGTTCACGTGGAGCGATGAGCTACCTCGATGCGGCGCGGGAACTCGCGCGCCAGGTCTTGAAGGAGAACGCACAGTGA
- the rsmG gene encoding 16S rRNA (guanine(527)-N(7))-methyltransferase RsmG, whose protein sequence is MSRTVEEAEPQPAVAREIFGERIGLAQQYVDILSDEGVLRGLIGPSEPARLWSRHVLNSAVVGEEIGEGLRVIDIGSGAGFPGIPLAIARPDLEVVLVEPLLRRTTFLDEVVEALGLDNVTVVRGRAEERPTLEAVGTADVVTSRAVAPLDRLARWSAPLIAVGGHLVALKGRTAAEEISTYAAAAGMVGLTDLTTREVGAQLDEPTTVLLGTRIETADDRRAARRAARQQKRKN, encoded by the coding sequence GTGAGTAGGACGGTCGAGGAGGCAGAGCCTCAGCCCGCCGTGGCACGAGAGATCTTCGGGGAGCGGATCGGACTGGCCCAGCAATACGTCGACATCCTCAGCGATGAAGGCGTGCTCCGGGGGCTGATCGGACCGAGCGAACCTGCCCGGTTGTGGTCACGCCATGTACTCAACAGCGCGGTGGTCGGTGAAGAGATCGGCGAAGGTCTTCGCGTCATCGACATCGGAAGCGGTGCGGGTTTCCCGGGAATCCCGCTGGCGATCGCGCGTCCCGATCTCGAGGTGGTTCTGGTCGAGCCGCTGCTCCGACGCACGACCTTCCTCGACGAGGTGGTCGAGGCTCTTGGACTCGACAACGTGACGGTCGTACGAGGACGCGCGGAAGAACGGCCGACGCTGGAAGCGGTCGGGACCGCGGACGTCGTGACATCCCGCGCGGTGGCGCCGCTGGATCGACTCGCACGATGGTCCGCTCCCCTGATCGCGGTCGGCGGTCACCTGGTGGCACTGAAAGGCCGCACAGCGGCGGAGGAGATCTCGACGTATGCGGCGGCGGCGGGGATGGTCGGATTGACCGATCTGACGACCCGCGAGGTCGGTGCGCAGCTCGACGAACCGACCACCGTGCTGCTCGGTACTCGCATCGAAACCGCGGACGATCGACGGGCGGCACGTCGCGCGGCGCGTCAGCAGAAGAGAAAGAATTGA